The region CTAGAAAGCATTCGCAAATAACTAGCAGCTACAAAACAGCAGGAGTTGGCAGTATTCAGCATGACATCGACATTTTCATCATCTACTATAAATTCAAACATGGGTTTTACCACAGGGTATATTGGAGAGTTGCATAATTCTTTTATTTCACTGCTGTTAATAGGATCAACGAGTTCTGGCTCTAACTCAGCGAAAACATACGCTCCACCACCATCTCTTAGATTAAAAGCTAAGTTCATCAGCTCTCCGACGGTTCGTAAAGATATTCTACTATAGACCTCCATCAGAGTTCGGGCAGCATATTGAAAGAGTTCTTCGGTATTCTCTATTCTATACAATTTCAGAATCGGCTTCTTTCCTGGTTGAAAATCATTCCAGACATGCATTGGTACTTTCGTAAACTCGAACAAATCCCGGAAGCCATCTTTCACAGCCCTAATCGCGTCTTGAATGTCATTATCATTTCTAAGTTGATTGGGCACCCTAACACGGGTCTTGGATGGATTAGCTTGCGGATCTTGACCTGTTCCAGATGTCTCACCTAACATCATCGAGCTTGTCCGACTATGTAATTTTTTGACTAAAGACAAGTCCCTTTTTTCAGTCATGGTTAACCTGAGATCAAGAAGATGCAGTATCGGGATACTCCAAAAGTTAAAATACTATCTGATTGTTTCAGAATAACAAGATTACTCCGAACAACAAAGACTCTAAAACTTatattttttgaattttgaaGAGCTATGAGGTAAAAAGGTTTGAAGTTATAGAAAAGGAATTAAAAAACGTTGTTTATACATTTTATTGACAGTAAATCACTCATTAAAGAGAGATACGGATTTACCTGCACCTGTTTATATGTTTATATCCAGTAATCCTATGAATGTTGCTGCAAAAAACACAAGAACAAACCATACAGTAAAGCTTCTAAACCCCATCAATGTCAAATTCAAAGAACTTAATTATTGAAAAAGGTTTACCTTGAGACAACTAGTATATCTCAGGCTTGAAGAAGTGAACGAGAGAAAGAGAAATAGTGGTGAGAGAGAAGCGAATGAGGGGGTTGAATTTGAATATCTGGTTTTGGTAAATACTTTGGTAAATAAATAGATCGATGGAACTCCAACGGCCACTTCCTATTCTTCAATTCACATTAAGAAAAGATCGTCTCTCAATGCGAAGGCGTTTCGTTTCGTTTCGTTTCGTTTCCTTGCCCTTCCCTGATTGACCAAAACACTTCCCTATAAAATCATATTTATTTCATATTCAATCTCATTTAATTCAGGCCCAATTTAAAATGGttaatcatcaacaacaatatctAAATATCCCATAACATCTCGCACCAATTGGTTATCACATTTTAACCGTGTTGGCAATTGATTTCTAGCTTCCAACATTTTTTTCTTCATATGTGGAATTTTATAGTTGTGGGAACCTCTTGCTTTCATAATTTCAATCATACATGATTGAAGTGTTAAAAATATATGATTTGATTTGGTAACTTCAAATTCTTGAAAAGACTTATCAACTGCAGTCACAAGTTCATCAATAGAATTAGGAGACTCTCTATGTTGTAAGGCTTGTATTGAACTGAAAAAACCAAGATCTAAAACATTTAAATCAGGTGAATTTGGAGGTTGACACATTAATCGAATGTCAAATCCATCTTGTGTGGCTGCTAGACGAAATTCTTCATCTTCACAATGAAGGTGTGTTCTTGCGTTATCTTGCTGAATGAATATCGGATGACCGATTTCTTCTCTTGGCCATTTTTCTTTAATAGCGGGTAACACTTTCTGAATCAAAAATGTTCTCATAACATCTTTAGTAATTGACGTCATTGCTTTGGTCTCAAGTGTACCTGCAGGTCTATTTACACTAGATCTTCTAGCGGGCTCTTGAATGACAAAAGGATATACACCAATTAATCCGTTGAATGTTACCTTTTGTTGCAAATTAAATCTTGGCCTAGCTATGGCAACTAGAAACATAACTTTTGGTATAAAATTTTTACTTTTACAAGTACGAATGGGATCTTCTTCATCCTGTACCAAATAAAAATTTCTTGACTTTTCTTTCATATAAAACCATTTTTCGTCAATGTGAACAATGTTATACATTCCTTTAAAACTGGGATCATTATTATGTATGCTATCACTATCTAGCATATCAATGCAAAACTGTAATCTAGCTCTCTTATTTTCTTCTGTTAAATAAGGTTTGATAGCATTTGAATGTCTTCTTATTTCTCTCAATTTTAAAGATCTTACCAATGTGCTTGTACTTACTTCTAATGCGTGAGAAAGAGACCGAATAGAGGTTCTTTGCTTTAAAGGAATGTCACGTACTAGATTAAGGTCTATATGGACTCTTTTGCGTCCACAATTTCCTAACTTTTTATGAGTCACATCAGCATGCACTCCTTTGTTCTCAGCAAGTTTCCAAATACGTTGTACTGTGCGTATATTAACTGAAAATAGAGAAGACACTAATTTGGTCACCCCTTTTTTTAATTTTCCATCAACACTTTTCTCTAATAAAGCCTCATATATAATCCTTCTCTCAGAATTCGACAACATCCTTCTCTGTGTGATTACTTCCGAATCTGTACATATGAGAAAATTAACATATTAATTACATTGATTAAAAagaataaatttaaaaatattaaaagagAAATTATGATACCAAATTCAGATTCAATGTTGACATGAATGTTATTTTCCACATCATTTTCTTCATTTTGTACGTTGTTGTTTTccacatcatcatcatcagcattTTGTAGGTTGTTGTTTTCTATAATAACACAGAGAAAATAGAAAACCCATATACCATTAGAAAAAAATGAAAAGGGTAAAAAAACACACAAAACTCACATGATAAGTAAGgaaaaaataaatcaattaaatTCTAGAGATTTTTTTTAAGGGTCATGAAGAAACAAACAAATAAGGTATAAAGAGCGTGATAATTTTGTTACTTACCAATTGGGTCCTGAGTATCTTCTTCCAAAGATATCTGAGATATGTGCATATTTGGAATGGTGTTAAGATCAATACTTTCTCCAATATTGATATTTAAATCGGGTAGATTAGGCACTATATTTGCATTTTGTTGATGAACATATTCTTCCTCTTCCATTGGAATAATATTGAGATCAATGTGATTTAAAGCCATTTTAATATCATAATACAGGGTGGTTTAGTCTAAATTTATagaaaatgaataataaaaaaaGTACAATGAAATATTTAGAGggaaatttgaaaaaaaaaattaatgaaGAGCCATaagaatttggagggaaaattttAACAAAAAAACATTTCTTAATTTTTTCTCCCAGAGTGCTTTAGCGTATCCTTTTAGTGAGTGATGGAAAAATGATGGATTTTAGTTTGGGAGGGAGAAAAATAAGGAATTAGTGTAGGATAGGAAAAATGATGGATTTTAGTTTGGGAGGGAGAAAAATAAGGAATTAGTGTAGCATAGGAAAAGACACgtataaatttaattaatttaatgttTTATTCATGGAAAATATTGGAATAAATGCAATCTAGATATTCCATCAACAAATCATAATAATTAATCTGGTATATTTTGAAAGAAGAGATTTGGAGTGTTTTTAAAAAGGATAATATTGGAATATCCTATAATATATTTACAAAATTAGCAAAAGTTAATAATTTCATTGGTATCTGTAAAAAGTCTAAAACGACTTATAAAAAAAAACAGAGGGAGTACTTCACTATCATAAAATTTACTTTTTAAAATTCGGTGAGATTCATCACTCGATAGTAATGCAAAACAAAAAATGGAAAATGGAAGAAGAAAATGATTATCTActgcatatatatatatatatatatatatatatatatatatatatatatatatatatatatatatatatatatatatatatatatatatgatggAAATAGGAAGATAATAGTTACAGTTCTCTAACTGTAGTCTAACCATTTTTTAAACTATAATGTATATCAGTGTTACCATTTTTTAAACTATAATGTATATCAGTGTTAGTCCACGTTAATAGTTTTATGAGATATATCTCTAACACCCCCAAACTCAAGGAGGGTGATCAACACAAGAAACCTTAAGTTTAGTTTTCAAATCTTGGAAAGATGTTGTTCCCAAAGCCTTGGTCAACGTATCTGTAATTTGTGCCATAGCTGAGACATGTTGAATAAATAGCTTCTTGGAAACAACCCTTTCACAAAAAAAATGTATGTGAAGCTCAATGTGCTTTGTGCGAGCATGTAAAACCAGATTATGTGACAGTAATACTGCACTCATATTATCACACAACAGGATTGGTGTATGAAACAAAACACCAAGTTCATTCAACCGGGACTCTAGCCACAATAATTCAGATGTGGATTGTGTTAAAGCCCAATACTTATCTTCAGCGCTTGAACGAGCAACTAGTGATTACTTTTTAGAACTCCATGAAATAAGATTTGACCCAAACAAAATAATACAGACGTTGATCTTCAATCATCAGGATCACTAGCCCAATCAGAATCATTATATATCCTAAGTGAGAATTTTTGATCTGATAAGGAAGGAGACAACAATAAACCATGTGATATAGTGCTAGTGAGATATCTTAGATTCCTCCTGACCAATGTGCATCTAGGGGAGATGCCATAAACTGACAAGCTTTGTTCACACTAAAAGTTAAATCTGGCATAGTCAAAGAAATATATTGTAGAGCACCCACAATAGATCTTTATAGTTGAGGATCAGAAAAAGGCTCAGAAATATGCTTATTGAGTTTGCGGGTTGTTATACTTGAATTTTCAACTACGAAAAAGTCAACAAAGAATGTCAATAAAAAGACATTTTACGGTGAGAAAACATTAATGAAGTCTTTAAAGGAGTACTAATGGCAAGTCATCGACAAACCAACGACGAAGAGTCGATCGATCTGTCGACACAACGAGAAATGGTTTAGAGGAATCTCAGAGATAAATCCCTAAGACCCATATCGTTGGGGAAACATGTCCAGAATCTCGAGAAGGACAATAAAAAAGAGCCCTCATTCCATAAAAAATGACCAGTCGACTAAATAGCATAGTATAAAAGACTTAGTAATTTTATAAGTCTCGAGTCTTAACAGGCAACATCGACAACACATTGGAGTAGTTATCTTCAAAGAATTGTGAAGAACTGAAAGAATTTGAGAGTAGTTACCACTCAACGTAGGTTGCAAGAAGATAATGTCTTGGAAGACACGTACGAGCACTGGTGAGAACTTAAAGGATTCAATGTGGAACAAATGCAACAAATCTCTTAGTGGTCATAATCGTCGTTGATGGTTACTTTGTAAATAGAATAAATAGTAGACTCATACATGGGATTAAGGGTCGCAAAATTTTATACTTGTTCTCCATACCACTGGAGTATCTGAGTCAAAGAGTAAAATAATTGAACGAGAAACATGTATGCGTCTGCGTCCACCCTTTTTTCTTAATCTTTTTTGTCTCCTTAAACGGAACATGTACTTTTTCCTTTActttattttatattatttacTGTATTTTACCTTATCATTTATCACAACTTGAGTTCATTTAAAGTTTTTTGCTATGTTGCATTCAATCCACATGCATGTGAGTCCATACAAATTATTTTCACAAATTGCTTTGGAGATTTTTTGATGGCCTTGCTCTCCCAAAACCATGGAGATATCAGAAAGAAAGAAGAGAAAAGAAGGAAAAGAGAAAGggagaaaaaaagaagaagaggaaggaagcAAGGGAGAGCAAAGCCATGGAACTatcatcatcttcatcaccatcatcatcacaTCATCTCCATCTTCTTTCTAAAGTGAGTTCTTAGATAACTTTAgcaagtgtgtgtgtgtgtgtgtgtgtgtgtgtgtgtgggggggggggggggggggggagagaAATTCATGTTGGGAAAGTTAGGTTTTTGTGTTGTTGTTATTATATGCTTATGACATGATGAAGTTGATGTTGTTCTTGCTCATATGTTGTTGTGTTGATTTTATGTCGTTATTGTATGGATTATATGTGTTTTATGTACTTCCATATgatttaatgttgttgttgttagaGTGATGCATATTTGTGTGTCATGTGAATCTTGAACTCTATGAGTTGTTGTTGTTAGAAGTGTTTGGGTATAGTTAGAATGGAAGAAAACTTATGCAGGTTGAAAAAATTGAGTTTTTATGTGAAAATGTTCGGCATAGGTTGACAAATACGGGTTTAGGTCGACCTATAACATTTTTTCTTCAGTATAGATCGACACATAGCTTGTTTAGGTCGACCCATGGAAGTTTTTCTTCAGTATAGGTCAACACATAGCCTTATAGATCGACACCCACGCCTCAATATTGAAGCTTGTAGCCTCTGACCTCCGTGTTGCCTCGTATAGGTCGACCTAGGAACCTTATAGGTCGACACATTACTTTCATAGGTCTACCTATAAACCTAATCCCTTGAAAAAAATGAAATATGCCTTCAGTGGGAGTTGAACCCAATTGAATGTATTGAAATAGAATAATTTTCAAAATGGTTACTCAAAATTGGGGAAGGAAAAATATCTGAACCAAATGATGGATATGCAGAAATTGATATTCCTTTTGAAATTTTAATATCAAACTTTGATGACACAATCAAAGCTATTATTGACAGTACCTATTTGAGTTTTTTGGATAATTATCAATCATACGACTATCTCAAAAGTCGAGCTATTTTGGCTGCAACCATTGAAACTGTAGATAACATTAATGATCATGTTCTTGAAAGAATGTCAGGTAATTATTCACATGTATCACTTTAATGTTATTATTTCATGTAAGTTATCTCATTTCATATAGCattgatatatttttttaaagGTGATTCAAGAGACTACTATAGTTCCAACTCAATTGATAGATACGAAATACATGACAGGGACATCATTGAACTACTTAGTCCAAAATTTCTCAACTCTCTAAGAACTTCAGATTCGGGATTACCATGACATCACATTAAATTGAAGATTGAGACACCTATAATGCTAATAAGGAACCTTGATCAATCATAGGGTATGTGTAATGGTACATATTTAATTGTTACTAATATGGATAACCATGTACTTAAAGCAAGGATAATGGATGGTAAAGGTCATGGGAACCTCATTTACATACCATATATGGATATGTCTCCTTCACAATATATGTGGCCCTTTAAATTAAATCGAATACAATTCCCAATTATTGTCTCATATGCAATGACAATCAACAAATCTCAAGGTCAATCCCTTGATTGGTTGGATTATATTTGCCACGAGATGTTTTTAGTCACGATCAAATTTATGTTGCAATTTTAAGAGTGACTTCAAAAAAAGATAATGATGGATATGGCGTCATAGACCATTTGGGAAAAAGATGAATAGCTTTTGCAACATTGGAGCATATGTGGCGTCGAAGGATTATTCAAGGCGTCGAACCATAGTTTCAAAAGAAATGCTTTTTTCTTCGAAATGTCgaaaatgatatttttttgggGCAATTTGTTAACTCAAAATTTCGACGCCTAATATGGATTAAAGGAATTAAATGAGAGAATAAAGTTTCCTGTGAAGTAATTGAATTTTTGAAAAAACTATACATTTTGGGTTTCCATTCGAAGATACTTTGATGCAGGAGTAAAGATATTGTGTGGAGTTAGAAATGTTTCCAGCAGTTGGGAGATGTTTTTAACAGAAGCGTCACTTGTGGTACTTCGACAAAGGATTTGAATTCAAATAAGGGAGGGAATTTTTGTTCTTCTATAACTGCTAAGGATATATGTGGGGCATGGTGGGCAGTTACAAGCATGCAGAGCGCCACCTGTCTCAATCTGGTGAATAGGTCGTTGGAAGCGGTTATTTCGATTGATATAAATAGGAGGTCTTAGTATTAGGATAGGGGTGTTCAAGTGTGTATAAATTTATCATCTTATCTAAAGTATCTGTGTGTAAAGAAAGTGTAACTTGAGAAAATATACGTTTGATGTTGCACCATATTTTTACTTAAAGCTTTAATCAATCTTTTCTTTTCAGAAATTTATCTTCATCGCCATTTACTTTCCAGCACTTTCCTTGCGTTCTTTGTGTTATTTTTCCTTTATATTCTTTAACAAATAATTTTAAGTATGAACATTGTCGAAGTGTTTATCATCCGTCATAATTCACCCTAAAAACAATtaacacatgtcctaggatcaatctgatcgatcctgtaagTTACCAAAATATTTTACTTTagaagatcagcggttgtttaccaattttcacggtaaacaaattggcatgcccagtgggacagtgctaACTGTTTTAAAAAAAGTAAATTTCTTCTTCACTTTATTAGTTCTTGTAGGTCAATCATCTTTCTCCTTTCTAAAAAGTTCGTTGTACGTTATT is a window of Lathyrus oleraceus cultivar Zhongwan6 chromosome 6, CAAS_Psat_ZW6_1.0, whole genome shotgun sequence DNA encoding:
- the LOC127094181 gene encoding uncharacterized protein LOC127094181; the protein is MALNHIDLNIIPMEEEEYVHQQNANIVPNLPDLNINIGESIDLNTIPNMHISQISLEEDTQDPIENNNLQNADDDDVENNNVQNEENDVENNIHVNIESEFDSEVITQRRMLSNSERRIIYEALLEKSVDGKLKKGVTKLVSSLFSVNIRTVQRIWKLAENKGVHADVTHKKLGNCGRKRVHIDLNLVRDIPLKQRTSIRSLSHALEVSTSTLVRSLKLREIRRHSNAIKPYLTEENKRARLQFCIDMLDSDSIHNNDPSFKGMYNIVHIDEKWFYMKEKSRNFYLVQDEEDPIRTCKSKNFIPKVMFLVAIARPRFNLQQKVTFNGLIGVYPFVIQEPARRSSVNRPAGTLETKAMTSITKDVMRTFLIQKVLPAIKEKWPREEIGHPIFIQQDNARTHLHCEDEEFRLAATQDGFDIRLMCQPPNSPDLNVLDLGFFSSIQALQHRESPNSIDELVTAVDKSFQEFEVTKSNHIFLTLQSCMIEIMKARGSHNYKIPHMKKKMLEARNQLPTRLKCDNQLVRDVMGYLDIVVDD